A genomic window from Aurantimicrobium photophilum includes:
- a CDS encoding class I SAM-dependent RNA methyltransferase, producing the protein MAHSKTQRNVSTSRGSEFVGTVCELDITNVAHGGVFVARHEGRVIFVADTLPGERVLARITDASQKSFWRADTVEVLTTSADRQEHIWSAASVNRDPAQRAGGAEFGHIKLATQRDLKAFVLEDSLSRMGKIERRVEVEALEGDDESQGTGWRTRVRLHVDADGKVGPYAARSHNIIEVEDLPLAASRIAELAPFGQRIPGIDFIDLVGPTGDSARAIAGNIDTGKNKKRPAPEPITEIVGKRAFKVDVRGFWQVHRHAAATLSEAVSSVIDEALFDPRAANHDLYGGVGLFAAAVGDRFGSTTRMTSVESDEMATEYALDNLAEWVGARAVTARVDRYLDSVRRDLNAVEKARYAAATIVLDPPRAGAGKEVVNSLAELSPAQLVYVACDPVALARDVALFAERGYQLEELRAFDLFPNTHHVEAVARFVKN; encoded by the coding sequence ATGGCACACAGTAAAACACAGAGAAATGTTTCCACCTCTCGAGGTTCCGAGTTCGTGGGCACAGTCTGTGAGCTCGACATTACCAATGTCGCTCACGGTGGTGTTTTTGTCGCCCGTCACGAGGGCCGTGTCATTTTCGTCGCAGACACTCTCCCAGGTGAGCGTGTGCTCGCCCGCATCACCGATGCGTCACAGAAAAGCTTCTGGCGTGCTGACACAGTTGAAGTGTTGACAACTTCTGCTGACCGCCAAGAACACATCTGGTCGGCAGCGAGTGTGAACCGCGACCCTGCACAGCGAGCAGGTGGTGCTGAGTTTGGCCACATCAAGTTGGCTACTCAGCGCGACCTCAAAGCTTTTGTTCTTGAAGACTCCCTTTCTCGCATGGGCAAGATCGAGCGCCGGGTCGAGGTTGAAGCGCTCGAGGGTGACGACGAATCCCAGGGCACCGGTTGGCGCACGCGCGTGCGCCTGCACGTCGACGCCGATGGCAAGGTTGGCCCCTATGCCGCCCGCAGCCATAACATCATCGAGGTGGAAGATCTTCCCCTCGCTGCCTCGCGCATTGCCGAGCTCGCTCCGTTCGGTCAGCGCATTCCGGGTATTGATTTCATTGATCTGGTTGGCCCCACCGGCGACTCAGCGCGTGCCATTGCTGGAAACATCGACACAGGTAAAAACAAGAAGCGACCTGCTCCCGAACCCATCACGGAGATCGTGGGCAAGCGTGCGTTCAAGGTGGATGTGCGCGGCTTCTGGCAGGTACACCGCCATGCTGCCGCCACGCTGTCCGAAGCCGTGAGCTCCGTCATTGACGAGGCCCTTTTTGACCCTCGTGCTGCAAACCATGACCTCTATGGTGGCGTCGGTTTGTTCGCAGCCGCCGTAGGTGACCGTTTCGGTTCAACTACCCGCATGACTTCTGTCGAGTCCGATGAGATGGCCACCGAGTATGCACTCGACAACTTGGCCGAATGGGTTGGTGCACGTGCAGTAACTGCACGAGTTGACCGCTACCTCGACAGCGTCCGCCGTGATCTCAACGCCGTGGAGAAGGCTCGCTATGCCGCAGCCACGATTGTGCTTGACCCACCACGTGCAGGTGCCGGCAAAGAGGTTGTGAACTCTCTTGCTGAGCTCTCACCAGCGCAGCTGGTGTATGTGGCGTGCGACCCTGTCGCGCTTGCGCGCGACGTGGCACTGTTCGCCGAGCGTGGCTACCAGCTCGAAGAATTGCGTGCGTTCGATCTGTTCCCGAACACTCACCACGTTGAAGCGGTTGCCCGCTTCGTGAAGAACTAG
- a CDS encoding acyl-CoA carboxylase subunit beta, with amino-acid sequence MTENAKSIDPFTTAGKLADLKARYNEAVIENGAKAAEKQHAKGKMTARERIEELLDPGSFVELDEYVRHRTTAFGMDKNRPYGDAVVTGTGTIHGRQVAVYSQDFTVFGGSLGEVAGEKIIKVMDLAIKTGVPILGILDSGGARIQEGVVALGKYGEIFRRNTAASGVIPQISIIMGPAAGGAVYSPALTDFVIMVDKTSHMFVTGPDVIKTVTGEEVGFEELGGALTHNTVSGVSHYLAADESDALDYARTLVGFLPDNNMAELPVYESEVELEITDEDKKLNTLIPDSTNQPYDVHEVIRGIADNGDFLEVQALFAPNIVIGFSRVEGRTVGVVANQPSQMAGTLNIEAGEKASRFVRFCDAFSIPILTLVDVPGYLPGTDQEWAGVIRRGAKLLYAYSEATVPLVTVITRKAYGGAYIVMGSKQLGADINLAWPTAEIAVMGGQGAVNILYRGEIKKAEEEGADVNAVRTKLANEYTYNVASPFLAAERGELDGVIEPAQTRVAVTKALRALRGKRASLPPKKHGNIPL; translated from the coding sequence GTGACTGAAAACGCGAAATCTATCGACCCCTTCACTACTGCTGGAAAGCTTGCCGATCTGAAGGCACGCTACAACGAAGCAGTTATTGAGAACGGTGCCAAGGCAGCTGAGAAGCAGCACGCCAAGGGCAAGATGACTGCCCGTGAGCGCATCGAAGAACTTCTCGACCCCGGTTCCTTTGTAGAGCTGGACGAATACGTGCGTCACCGCACTACCGCTTTTGGCATGGACAAGAACCGTCCCTACGGTGACGCTGTCGTCACCGGTACCGGAACAATTCACGGCCGCCAGGTTGCTGTTTACTCGCAGGACTTCACCGTGTTCGGTGGATCCTTGGGTGAAGTAGCCGGTGAAAAGATCATCAAGGTCATGGACCTCGCCATCAAGACGGGCGTTCCTATCCTCGGCATCTTGGACTCCGGTGGAGCTCGTATCCAAGAGGGTGTTGTTGCCCTGGGTAAGTACGGAGAAATCTTCCGTCGCAACACTGCAGCTTCAGGTGTGATTCCTCAGATCTCCATCATCATGGGCCCTGCGGCCGGTGGTGCTGTGTACTCCCCCGCACTGACCGACTTCGTCATCATGGTGGACAAGACCAGCCACATGTTCGTGACCGGTCCTGACGTGATCAAGACCGTGACCGGTGAAGAGGTGGGCTTCGAAGAGCTCGGTGGCGCACTGACCCACAACACCGTTTCTGGTGTTTCCCACTACCTCGCAGCAGACGAGAGCGACGCTCTCGATTACGCTCGCACGTTGGTCGGCTTCCTGCCGGATAACAACATGGCAGAGCTTCCCGTTTATGAGTCCGAGGTTGAACTCGAGATCACGGATGAGGACAAGAAACTCAACACGCTCATTCCCGACAGCACCAACCAGCCTTACGACGTGCACGAAGTCATTCGCGGCATCGCAGACAACGGTGACTTCCTCGAAGTCCAGGCACTGTTTGCTCCCAACATCGTGATCGGCTTCTCCCGCGTGGAGGGTCGCACCGTCGGTGTCGTGGCAAACCAGCCTTCTCAGATGGCCGGAACCCTCAACATTGAAGCCGGTGAAAAGGCGTCCCGTTTCGTTCGCTTCTGCGACGCTTTCTCGATCCCCATCCTGACCCTGGTGGACGTTCCCGGATACCTTCCCGGAACCGACCAAGAATGGGCTGGCGTGATTCGTCGTGGCGCCAAGCTGCTCTACGCCTACTCGGAAGCAACCGTTCCTCTCGTGACCGTCATCACCCGCAAGGCGTATGGTGGCGCCTACATCGTGATGGGTTCCAAGCAACTCGGTGCTGACATCAACCTGGCTTGGCCCACCGCAGAGATCGCGGTTATGGGTGGTCAGGGTGCCGTCAACATTCTTTACCGCGGTGAAATCAAGAAGGCTGAAGAGGAAGGCGCAGACGTCAATGCCGTCCGCACCAAGCTCGCCAACGAATACACCTACAACGTGGCAAGCCCCTTCCTCGCCGCAGAGCGTGGAGAGCTCGACGGTGTGATTGAGCCAGCACAGACCCGTGTTGCCGTGACAAAGGCACTGCGTGCCTTACGCGGTAAGCGTGCGAGCCTGCCTCCCAAGAAGCACGGAAACATCCCACTGTGA
- a CDS encoding Maf family protein produces the protein MRFYLASTSPARLATLRSSGIEPIVVPSEVDEDAAVAAAEAAAGGSLAPAEMVQLLAQAKAEAVLNPDIDGLVLGGDSAFVLDGVTYGKPHTPEVALERWQKQRGRTGQLFSGHWMIDHRGGRLNSAVGEVTVAEVTFSSDISDAELEAYISSGEPLKVAGAFTIDSLGAAFIDRIDGDPSTVVGVSVPALRRMASKLDVFWPELWIK, from the coding sequence GTGCGCTTCTATCTCGCATCCACCTCTCCTGCACGATTAGCGACTCTACGCAGCTCCGGAATTGAGCCGATCGTGGTCCCCAGCGAGGTCGATGAAGACGCCGCTGTTGCCGCTGCCGAGGCAGCTGCAGGCGGCTCACTTGCTCCAGCAGAGATGGTTCAACTCCTTGCTCAAGCCAAAGCTGAAGCGGTATTGAATCCCGATATAGATGGTTTGGTTCTCGGCGGCGACTCAGCATTTGTGCTCGATGGTGTGACCTATGGCAAACCCCACACTCCCGAAGTTGCATTGGAGCGCTGGCAGAAGCAACGCGGTCGCACCGGGCAGTTGTTTTCAGGCCACTGGATGATTGATCACCGTGGTGGTCGGCTGAACTCTGCGGTCGGAGAGGTCACTGTTGCCGAGGTGACATTCTCTTCAGATATCTCTGATGCCGAGCTGGAAGCCTATATTTCCTCGGGAGAACCGCTGAAAGTGGCTGGTGCGTTCACGATTGATTCTCTGGGGGCTGCCTTTATTGACCGCATCGACGGTGACCCCTCGACTGTGGTCGGAGTCTCCGTTCCCGCACTTCGCCGGATGGCGAGCAAGCTGGACGTGTTCTGGCCTGAACTCTGGATCAAATAG